The genomic segment ctgaaaagtatgttagggtggtgcaggacatgtatgaggatagtgagacagtggtgaggtgtgcagttggagtgacaaatggtttcaaggtgaaggtagggttacatcagggatcagctttgagccccttcttgtttgcaatggtgatggacaggttgacagatgaggtcaggcaggaggctccatggaccatgatgtttgcagatgacattgtaatctgtggtgagagtagagagcaggtggaagagaatctggagaggtggaggtttgcactggagaggagaggaatgaaggtcagtagagacaagacggaatacatgtgtgtgaatgagatggaggcaggtggaaaggtgaagatgcaaggagtagaggtcgtaaaggtggatgacttcaaatatctttggtcaaccatccagagcaatggacagtgtagaaaagagggtgaagaagagggtgcaggcaggatggagtgggtggagacgggtgtcagggctgatgtgtgacagaaggatagcagcaagagtgaaagggaaggtttacaagacagtagtgcgtcctgctatgatgtatggtttggagactgtggctctgtctaaaagacaggaggctgagctggaggtggcggagatgaagatgctgagattttcgttgcgagtgacaaggatggacaggattagaaatgagcagatcagagggacagtgacaGTGGAGCAGTTtagagataaagccagagaggccaggttgagatggtttggacatgtgttgaggaggaatagtggatatattgggcaaagaatgttggagatggagctgccgggcagaaggagaagaggtagacctcagagaaggtttatggatgtagtgaaggtggacatggagatggttggtgtgaaagtagaggaggcaatggatagggcaagatggaggcagatgatccgctgtggccacccctaaagggagcagccgaaagaagaagaagaacattaTAGGGTGGCAtagtggtgcagtgggtagcgtgagtatgtgtgtgaatgtatatgcctgtctgtctgccctgtgatggactggtgaccgtgtatcctgccttccacccaatgactgttGGGATAGGCCCCAGctccacccccccaaccccgacccagaaggataaactgcttagaaaatgtgtttgtgtgtgtgtgtgtatgtgtgtgtgtgtgtattatgcatccatccattttctaagccgcttctccgtgaGGGTCGCGGggtgtgtgtattatattatattatattatattatattatattatattatattatattatattatattaatattaaataaatggcCTAAAACGACATTGTCCATAACACCATAATTACAGTAACAATGACTGCTGTGTGGAGAAGTTAATGATATTACATGGCCACATAAAATAGGCAAAATAGCTAAAAATACAGCAGTAAATGGACAAAGATTAACTGCAATGAATGATTTCTTTTCTAAACAGCTAAAGAGGAAATTTTGAACAAGAACTAGTGAACAGATATAGATATGCTATTAAATGattaactttattatttatatttatatataataattcacACTTTATATTAAACTTTCTTTGGGgcctattttgctttttaaaccACGGTATGTCCCCCTCCACCCtgaaatggattttaaaatatatattttagaacAAAATCTTACCTTATAACTATAGTAAAACGATGTTTCAGGCATCATCCAACTAGCattttttgtattcattttctgtgagagagcttttagaggcattcaattcctcagacgtctggttcctatcaccaccattgtgaacaattctgattagTTAAGTCTATTTAGTAtagcacatttcacatcaaaacattctgaatgactagatcttaaccatttaatggCACcgaaatgttttttaaaaatgacagaattcccctttatatGCCTCTAATCATGAAACtgcattatatttaaatatgataTTGTATCTTACATTTATAATATAGCACACTTTTCTTGTGAAGAGTATAGCAGGTTTATAATAACTGCCACAGGCAAAATAAGTGTAGGCAGTCTGTTTCTTCTTCACTCTCAGTAATGAAAAATGATAGCTGATATTAACTTCACTTTAATAAAGTGAGAAGACAGAagacatttctctttttttctcgtTAGGTGCTCTGCTTGTCATCTTATTGAGAATCTAAAGGATATTGCATTAGTGCTGGCTTGAATAGCCACAACAGCTTATTTTCAGGCCTACTTCTTGGCACCGAGCGCTCCCACTGATTTGTATGTGTACAGCGTCTTTGTAATTTACATCATGTTTTTCAGACTTGGCAGAACTTACCTCAGTGCTTTCGGTAACAACAGTTTTAGAACATGTAAAATGGGAATCAGCTGTGTAGGCACAGTCCAAAACTGGGCTTAAATGAACAGTGACTTCCAGGTGCTTTTACTGTTGCCATACTTTAATCATTTAGCCTTGAATTGTCACTGTATTGGACAGGTACTGAGACGTACAGGATCACATAAAGAGTGTTCCTGCTGTCCCTGGAGAGCTAACAGAACTGTGTGCAATATGAAGCAGCATTTAACTAGGCGCATTTAATAGATACATCACAGGAGAATGTTTTAGGGCAGCCATAAAAACATACAGAGCTCAACTGACAGGCATCATCTGGGTTGTCCGTCATGCTGTCAAATAAGCTATTAGGTTAATTATAGTGCAACTGAAAGTGACATTGTATCGATGGGCCAGAGCGTGTGCAAGAAGACTGCTAGTGCAAAGCAGACAGGCAGCTGAAACAAAAGGAAACCATTTATTGGATTCACATGTGGAGCCTGAAGAACTGTTAAGTTTGTTCTTGATTACAAACGTGTCCAGCAAAGCGAACACCACAATTTCACAAGGGGTACAATCTCAGCAGAGCATGGACAAAGTGGGTTTCATAGAAGGGTCTTATCTCTCATCATGAAGTGATGGACTTCTGATGCTATCTTAAAGCAGTGCAGCATTCTATTGTGGTTTGAACATAGGCCATGGACATTACTCTGGGCAAAGCTTTCTGTCAGTACAGCaaaggggtgggcaatatgatgatatgtaCCAATGTTCTGAAAGGTTATGTCACATAAGGTCTCATTGGACCTTATTCACTAATATCCTAAGTTTCTTCCgtaatttgttcttgagaaatgtCCTAAGAAAAAGATTACATCAGATTTTCATGATGTTCTTAAACCAATGAACTGTTGAcatctttgtgctcttgagtgtgtgtagattctgttcttctctAAGAACAAATCTCAAATAAGAACACATTAGTGAATGTCAGCATTTTGTGAATTTGCCAGGTCAGGAATTGGGTTGGAGTTGACTTGATGTGGACAATCTGGTGGCACGAGAAGGGAAACGAGTCACCCTTTAGCTTTCTTATTTAGCTTTGGAGTTCATCGAAGGGgcagacattttcaaacattttggaTTTTTTACAACTTCCAAGTCCTGTAATGTGAGATGGTTAGCGAAATTACTCAAAGAGTGATACAGCCAACAGTcaatgagagagacacaggcaaATAGAAGCCTTTATCATGTTTACAATGAGTGGATCCAGACATCAAGTCACTCTCTGTACAATTTCAAGTGAACTGccaatttttcatgaaatatttCTTCACCTCTCACTGTGATATCCACATTTCTCACCTCATATTCATCTTGCTATGCGTAAAAACATGAACCTGTCTAGTTTAGCTTTGTCTGTATCACATGATAATGGCAGGATCTGGGATTTTGATGGCCTTTTTGTAGCTGCATATGTGAAACCTTCGTCTACTGTGCACACCCTCTCAAGGAAAAGACTGTGAAAAGCTCAGTTACGATTTCACAAAGTGTACACCTAGTTTTGCTccagcagatgaatctgatgattgcgaATGCTTTCAAaagagaattcagagagaactcagtcaaaacctgGTAAACGGCAGGTGTTTTGAGGACATAAGTGAATTATCTGCTGCTGCCATcttatcttcatcagtataatgatgattttgtactTCTCAAAACTGAGCTAGTCCTTTTTTAGTCAGTGTgggtgatgttaatgcataAAGATGTATgacgtggtctgaaaaactctaGCAAAAGCTAAGTCTAGGCCTATGACTTTTAACTATTGTTTCTTTACAGGACGACTCACACCATGTTTTAGAGTGTTTATTCCTCCTGACTGATAAAGCAAACTTACATTtacagaacactgaccaactgcatgtttcattacaaatagGTGATAATTAgtgctgtttaactggatttaaagCAGTTTATAATGTGAAGTGTTGAattaaatcattgtattcatagttttgatagtaattttttaaatgtggcattacaggttctcttttttgtctgttccaacttatcagaaAAACGGAACGTCATGTGATACATATCACATTGTCATGGTActtcatattgcccaccccaaCCACTGGACTTTGATGTTGATTTGACAGCTTACTCCCACTCAACACAATGTCTTTACTGTACACATTTGACCAGACTGACGAAGTAAAAAAAAGCCATAAGGCCTACTTAAGCCATgcttaaagaacatttttccatGCTGGCTTAGTTATGTGATTGTAGCACATTTTGAAGACAGTGTCTCTTTCATGAGTTCAGAtttctctcacagtggaatCATCCAGGGGACATCTATAATAATCACAATTACAAACATGACTTATTATTACCAGAACTAGAAGATTGAAGGCAAAACAAAGACTGCACACTTTTTCTGAAGCCTGAATGTTTCACAGGGCAGTCGAGACACGGTCATCATTCTCTTACAGTCTGAGCATCTACACTACAGTGTCCAACAGCTGCAACAGAGACGTTACCCATGCATCTCCTGGACCTGTGAGCGATTCCCAAGAGCTCTCACGCTTTCCTTGGAACGTCTCCAGCCTGGAGCGGATACAGTACCTTCGAGGTTCTCTCATGATTGCGGTGTTGTTCTCTAGCGTCCAGAATTTTCCACATTTCAGTGATCAAAGCGATGGAATGCATTAGAAACTAATCAACTGGCAGAGACCAGGTCCAGGTGCAACACATGAGTACAGGTTCTTTTCTTTGGGTGGCTGACATTTTATGCTGTTGGCATGATCTCCATCCACTCCATTAATGAATCCACTCTGTTAATGAATCGTGAAATAGTTTCTCTAATATGGACagcaataaaatacatataaaaatggaACAGTTTAAAGTCTTGGCCAGGTCCTCCTCCTCTGCCAACCCATTCAGTTGCATTCCTCGCAGCTGCATGCGAGGATGTAGCGGTAGGTAGCAGTTATTCGGGTCCCACCGGAGCAGCGCAGGCGCACCGCTTTCAGTTTGGAGGTGTGAGGGCGGCAACAAAAGCATGTGCTTTTAAACGGCTGCTTGAGGACGGAGCTGAAGGAGATGAGAGGGTCCGAGCGGGAAGTGTGGCTGCAGTGACCCTCACAGCGAGCCAGGAGGACCATCTGTGGAGCAGAGGAGAGCGCTGAATTACAGGATAATAAACTTGCATGCAATAAAAGCTACAGTATAAAATTTTACAGAGCCGCATACCTGGAGAGAGGGCAGCCTGTtttgtgtttacatgaaaaGAAAACCCAAACAAGTTAACACTTtacaaatgttcattttaatgagGCCACATCTACatgtttactgtatttaaattttttccTGTACATTTTTTGTCTATAGGTTTGTTTGTTGTCAACATAAATGTTTACATGACTTTTTTCcaactttaaataaaagttataaagcacagcctcattcaaaaagcagtttgtTCTAAGATATATGGAGCAAACTGCTAAGTTCTGCAAAACAACTGTAAAACAAAATGGTTAATATctgtttttttgcatatatatggtgtattttaacactgttgttgttattttaaagaaatcGAATGTAAATTCACAGCAACAAATGATCACCTCTATTTCACAGACATTTGCTTCTATTTTACAGGTTGTTACTGTCACTGTGGTAAAATACTGCATGTTTTAAGAAGTATTTGAACTGGTAAAACTGTTGGATTACAGTAAAAGGCAGTATATGCAAGAAAGTAAACCCCTGTCATTTTTACCATCAttgagaaaacatacttttattgttaaaaaacAGGGTATGTCTCACTGTGTGTGAAGAATCCAGGTTTAGACCTTTCAAACAGCATGAGGCAGGCTTATTGAGTCTACTTAAAGTCTACACAGCAGCCTGGAATGGGAGTGTGAGCTGTGCGCTGGGCTTCGTTTGAACCTTCCCTCAGGACAGGGGTGAGATAAGCTACTACAGAGGGTACATAGCCGTGAACAAAGCATGGTTCTGTATTCTCTGCACGACCTTGCACCTGCACCGAGACGGGAGTGTGGCTGATCTCTCCCAAGGCCATGTGCTGGAGCTATACCACCAACTAGCTCTCTCACCCGCTCACCCCCATTTGAACGACAATTCTGTGACATTGATTTGTGGACGTCAATGTTAAAAATAGTAGAATTGCAAAGGTTTACATTCATCGTGGTTCATTTATGAGGGTCAGTGCACCACCTGGACTGCGGTATTAGCGCTATGGTCGATAACAATCAAGCCACCCACAGCAGTCCTTTGAAAGCCGCTGCCATTCGTGAGAATTCTCTCATAATTAAAGGTTAATGAGTGATGTGATGGTGTATTAAAACAGACTAGTCAGCTCAACCGAATGACTCATGTGGAGTGATGGGCGCAAACATGACTCAGTCCACCAGTCTAGTGATTCTGAATAAAAGGTGACTAGCGCCAGGCTACGGGCCGCACATTCCTGCCATGCTCCGTAAACGGACTCCCGTGTCATGGTGTCTGTCAGCTGTCTAGTGTCCGCCGAGTGTCACCCCCACCATCGGGGACAATAGCCTGTTTGAAGCCAAAAGCCTCCGGCAGAGTGTTGTGAGAAGTCAAGCTTGAGCCAACATTTATTAAGGGCCTCAGTTCTCAATTCAAGTGCTGGTCTAGGATCAGGTTCCATCTGTGCATTTAACTACATTCATCATGATGCAAATGACAAGAACAGATCCTGAATCAGCTTTGATAATATAGGCCCCAGGGCCCTCCACAGAGAGCAGCTGTTAGGAGCATGAAAGGTGGGATGATGTTATTATACAATACTTCTCTTCTCAACTGTGAACATTTACAACTAACAAtggaaaaaagtacttaagcCTTTTATCTGAGCTGAggtaaaatacactgaaataataGTGGCCACCACCTTGGTACTAAATGAATGCTCACATGTGCATTCTTTGCTTCTTTTTGTAGACAAAacttaaaattttgaaaaagccaaatcttttccaaaaaaaaaaattacatacgGGATGTGTaaaagagaccacccttcattcattactcatttttcagcatcagggaaCAAAGCAAAAGACATAtatgtaacagaaaattacacagaagcctcaacaactaaatataatatcacaatttCAGACTTGCTCTTTGTTTTGcaatgaaatctgcagggaaTTGACCTTGGTT from the Pygocentrus nattereri isolate fPygNat1 chromosome 6, fPygNat1.pri, whole genome shotgun sequence genome contains:
- the LOC108426052 gene encoding norrin, whose amino-acid sequence is MRSTGPLSQPGIVLLLVTCPLLNVLRGVTCKAESGHLGDTDPDRCMRHHFVETITHPIYKCNSKMVLLARCEGHCSHTSRSDPLISFSSVLKQPFKSTCFCCRPHTSKLKAVRLRCSGGTRITATYRYILACSCEECN